The genomic region GGTAATATCCAAAGACTTTAAAATCTAGTTATTGATAGCCGGATCTTTCATTCCTTCTTCAATCATACTGTAGAACTGGTCAATTTTCGGAAGAACAACAATTCTAGTCCTTCTATTTTTGGCCTTGTCTGTTGAAGATACCGGTACAAACTCGGCTCTTGCCGCTGCGGTCATACGCTTGGGATCAACACCATAGTCGTTTTGCAAAACACGTACTACGGCAGTGGCACGTTTGGCACTTAAGTCCCAGTTATCCAATAAAACCCCTTTTCTGTAAGGAACGTCGTCTGTATGCCCTTCGACCATAAAATCAAAATCGGGTTTGTTGTTTACGACTTTGGCAACTTTTCCTAAGACTTCCTTAGCTCTTGAGGTGATGTTGTAGCTACCGCTGCTGAACAATAATTTGTCGGAGATAGATACGAAGACGACTCCTTTTTCCACACTAATTTCGATATCCTCATCATCTAAATTACCCAAAACTCCTTTCAGGCTTTGTACTAAAGATAGATTAACGGAGTCCCTACGTGTAATGGCATCGTTTAATTTTCTAATGGTCAAATCTTTTTCTTTGAGGCTTTCCAAAGATTTTTCAAGGTTTTCGGCCCCTTTTGTGGTCAAGGTGGTCAAATTACCCATGTTATTGATCAACTCTTGATTATTTGCCTTTAAGAAAGCATTTTGATCTTCCAAAGTCTTTAATTTAGAAGAGGCAGACGCTTTTTCTTCCAGGCAGTCGTTCAATTTGACCGTAGCCGAATTCAATAGATCCTGTGTTTCTTTCTGTTTAGCCTCCAAATCCGCATATTTCTTCTGAGATACGCAAGAGGATAACAATAACGTAATTCCTAAGCAACCTAAAATGATTTTCTTCATAATGTGTAACTAAATGTTTATTCTTTGTTTGTTTTGATTCATCTTAAATAAGCGACAAAATTAGATAATCACCAAATTAAGACTTATTCAAATTAGTTAATCTTTTACTAAAATGTTAAAATTCTTCTTTTGATGTACGAAGTGGGACCACACAATGGATGTTACCGTATGGTACTTTAATATAAAATTAGCTTTTTCCCGTTTTTTATAAATCTTACTGAAGTGCCTATAAAAGCTCAGATGGGCGCGTAATATGGCCCAACAATGTGAGAATTTTAATTGGTAGATAAAACGTGCGGCCGCAATACCATCCAAAAACAATCTACCAAAAATAATAGGGAAGGCTTTTTTGCGCGGTAAGTTTTTGGTGATGGAATACAAACTGTTCCTAAAGTTGAGATAGGTTTTTTTGGGATTCATATTGCTTAACGTAGATCCTCCCAAATGGTAAACATGGGAAGCCCCAACGTAATAGACCTTATGACCAAGGTTTTGGGCTCTCCAACATAAATCTACCTCTTCTTGGTGGGCAAAATAGTCTTCGTCAAAGCCTTTTAGAGTATTAAAAACACCCTTTTTGATAAACATGCAGGCACCCGTGGCCCAAAATATTTCGGTGATATCATCGTATTGCCCTTTGTCCTCTTCCAAAGCTTGAAAAATTCGCCCCCTGCAGAAGGGGTAGCCCAATTGGTCAATAAATCCGCCTGCTGCACCGGCATATTCAAAATGTGTAGGTTTCAACAAATCCAATATTTTGGGTTGGATTATGGCAGCTTGCGGTTTTTCTTGAAATGTTTTTTTGATGGGGTCCAACCAATTTTCGGTTACCTCTACATCAGAATTTAGCAGGCAGAAGATTTCTGCATTTACATGCTGCAAGGCATCATTATACCCTTTAGCGAACCCACCATTGCTTTTGTTTTGTATAACGGTAATATTTGGGTAGTTCTCTTTGAGAAACGCGACCGACCCATCGGTAGAGGCATTATCGGCCACATAAATATCGGCTCCTTGTGAAAACTGTATGACGGATGGTAGGTACTTTTCCAAAAGTATCTCTCCGTTCCAGTTGAGTATGACTACGGCTATCTGCAAAACGATGGCAAATTAACGGCTAAAATCAGGAATATCCTTTAGAAACGTATATTTTTCTTGGTCAAAATCCATTTTACAGTAATAATGTTCCAAACCATTGGTCACCATTAAATAAGAAGCCTTTAATTTCATATTATACCGGGCAATCTGGTCAAAAGTATCTTGGTTTACATGAATATTTGGTGCTTTACATTCTACTAAAATTTCAATAGTACCATCGGGTTTAAATACAACGATATCATATCTTTTTACGATATCGTTTACTTTTAATTGTTTCTCTACATTGATGAGGCTTTGAGGGTATTTTTTGTCCTGTATCAAATAACTTACCACATGTTGCCGTACCCATTCCTCGGGTTGTAATACCACGAACTTTTTACGGATATCATCAAAAATAGAGACTTTATTTTCGCTACTTTTGAATCGAAAGTCATACTTGGGGAAGTTAAGAATCCTCATGATACAAATTTGATGATTTTTTTTAGATGGAAGAAGCCAAACAAATTGTTCTAGACATAAAAAAGGGATTGATAAAACCCGTTTATTTTTTGATGGGCGAGGAATCCTACTATATAGACAAGATAGCGGGGTTTATTGAAAAAAGCGTACTTTCTGAAGAGGAGCGAGGATTCAACCAAGTTGTCCTGTACGGTAAAGACGTAACCATTGATGATATTGTGGCCAATGCCAAGCGATACCCCATGATGGCCGAAAGACAGGTGGTAATCGTTAAAGAGGCACAGCATTTATCGCGCACTAT from Costertonia aggregata harbors:
- a CDS encoding OmpA family protein, which produces MKKIILGCLGITLLLSSCVSQKKYADLEAKQKETQDLLNSATVKLNDCLEEKASASSKLKTLEDQNAFLKANNQELINNMGNLTTLTTKGAENLEKSLESLKEKDLTIRKLNDAITRRDSVNLSLVQSLKGVLGNLDDEDIEISVEKGVVFVSISDKLLFSSGSYNITSRAKEVLGKVAKVVNNKPDFDFMVEGHTDDVPYRKGVLLDNWDLSAKRATAVVRVLQNDYGVDPKRMTAAARAEFVPVSSTDKAKNRRTRIVVLPKIDQFYSMIEEGMKDPAINN
- a CDS encoding glycosyltransferase family 2 protein, whose amino-acid sequence is MQIAVVILNWNGEILLEKYLPSVIQFSQGADIYVADNASTDGSVAFLKENYPNITVIQNKSNGGFAKGYNDALQHVNAEIFCLLNSDVEVTENWLDPIKKTFQEKPQAAIIQPKILDLLKPTHFEYAGAAGGFIDQLGYPFCRGRIFQALEEDKGQYDDITEIFWATGACMFIKKGVFNTLKGFDEDYFAHQEEVDLCWRAQNLGHKVYYVGASHVYHLGGSTLSNMNPKKTYLNFRNSLYSITKNLPRKKAFPIIFGRLFLDGIAAARFIYQLKFSHCWAILRAHLSFYRHFSKIYKKREKANFILKYHTVTSIVWSHFVHQKKNFNILVKD
- a CDS encoding type I restriction enzyme HsdR N-terminal domain-containing protein; this encodes MRILNFPKYDFRFKSSENKVSIFDDIRKKFVVLQPEEWVRQHVVSYLIQDKKYPQSLINVEKQLKVNDIVKRYDIVVFKPDGTIEILVECKAPNIHVNQDTFDQIARYNMKLKASYLMVTNGLEHYYCKMDFDQEKYTFLKDIPDFSR